From a region of the Actinomadura luzonensis genome:
- a CDS encoding NADP-dependent oxidoreductase, with protein MKAVRFHQFGGPEVLRYEDVAQPTPGAGQVRIRVAATSFNGVDANIRAGYMQGPIPVELPHTPGIDVAGTVDALGADVDEVAVGDRVVGFLPMAGPGAAAEYVIAPAQSLTGAPKNIPLADAAVLPLVGLTAWQALFDHGKLTAGRRVLINGAGGAVGGYAVQLAKEVGAHVIATASPRSAERVKAAGADEVIDHTSTDVTAAVSEPVDLVLNLAPVAPEQLAALVTLVRDGGTLVNTTVWMPAPSDEERGVRGIDLFVRSDADQLADLVARVNTGELRVEVAQRVALADLPALHARAGAGELPGKTAVLAPTA; from the coding sequence ATGAAGGCAGTACGTTTCCACCAGTTCGGCGGTCCCGAGGTCCTGCGCTACGAGGACGTGGCCCAGCCCACCCCCGGAGCCGGCCAGGTCCGGATCCGCGTCGCCGCGACGTCGTTCAACGGCGTCGACGCCAACATCCGCGCCGGCTACATGCAGGGCCCGATCCCGGTCGAGCTGCCGCACACCCCCGGCATCGACGTCGCCGGCACGGTGGACGCGCTCGGCGCGGACGTGGACGAGGTCGCGGTCGGCGACCGGGTGGTCGGCTTCCTGCCGATGGCCGGACCCGGCGCCGCCGCCGAGTACGTGATCGCCCCGGCGCAGAGCTTGACGGGGGCGCCCAAGAACATCCCGCTGGCCGACGCGGCGGTGTTGCCGCTGGTGGGCCTGACCGCGTGGCAGGCGCTGTTCGACCACGGCAAGCTGACCGCCGGCCGGCGGGTGCTGATCAACGGCGCCGGCGGAGCGGTCGGCGGCTACGCGGTGCAGCTGGCCAAGGAGGTCGGTGCCCACGTGATCGCCACGGCGAGCCCGCGCAGCGCCGAGCGGGTCAAGGCCGCCGGCGCCGACGAGGTGATCGACCACACCAGCACCGACGTGACGGCGGCGGTCAGCGAGCCGGTCGACCTCGTGCTCAACCTCGCGCCGGTCGCCCCGGAACAGCTGGCCGCGCTGGTCACGCTGGTCCGCGACGGCGGCACTCTCGTCAACACCACCGTCTGGATGCCCGCCCCCTCCGACGAGGAACGCGGGGTGCGCGGCATCGACCTGTTCGTCCGCAGCGACGCCGACCAGCTCGCCGACCTCGTCGCCCGGGTCAACACCGGCGAGCTGCGCGTCGAGGTCGCCCAGCGGGTGGCGCTGGCCGACCTGCCCGCACTCCACGCCCGAGCCGGCGCGGGCGAGCTGCCGGGCAAGACCGCCGTCCTCGCGCCCACCGCCTGA
- a CDS encoding alpha/beta hydrolase, with translation MTLSLDPEIAAALAPMAEAMAAATPPAVGDIEGRRALWEPIIGAASDAQPLPAEVTMTDHTVTAADGARITVRWYVKDGATPGSAVLFFHGGGYIFGHIDLFDGPVARYVAASGVPMLSVEYRRAPEFPFPTPLEDAYAALRWLYERAPELGVDRDRIAVMGDSAGGGLAAALAILARERGGPQIAHQILIMPMLDDRPATPDPHIEPYALWSYDDSRTAWPALLGQAAGGPAVPPTAAPARLDDATGLPPAYLEVGQLDVFRDEDLAYAAKLSRAGVPVEFHLHPGAPHEFDSIAFTADVAQRATADRVRVLKSL, from the coding sequence ATGACGTTGTCCCTGGATCCCGAGATCGCCGCGGCGCTGGCCCCGATGGCCGAGGCGATGGCCGCGGCCACCCCACCGGCCGTGGGCGACATCGAAGGGCGTCGCGCCCTGTGGGAGCCGATCATCGGTGCCGCGAGCGACGCCCAGCCCCTGCCGGCCGAGGTCACGATGACCGACCACACCGTCACCGCCGCCGACGGCGCGCGGATCACGGTGCGCTGGTACGTCAAGGACGGCGCGACGCCTGGCTCGGCCGTGCTCTTCTTCCACGGCGGCGGCTACATCTTCGGCCACATCGACCTGTTCGACGGCCCGGTCGCCCGTTACGTGGCGGCCTCCGGTGTGCCGATGTTGTCGGTGGAGTACCGCCGTGCGCCCGAGTTCCCGTTCCCGACGCCGCTCGAGGACGCCTATGCCGCGCTGCGCTGGCTGTACGAGCGTGCTCCCGAGCTGGGCGTCGACCGCGACCGGATCGCGGTGATGGGCGACAGCGCCGGCGGCGGCCTGGCAGCGGCGCTGGCGATCCTGGCCCGCGAGCGCGGCGGCCCGCAGATCGCCCACCAGATCCTGATCATGCCGATGCTCGACGACCGTCCCGCCACCCCCGACCCCCACATCGAGCCGTACGCGCTGTGGTCCTACGACGACAGCCGCACCGCGTGGCCGGCGCTGCTCGGCCAGGCCGCCGGCGGCCCCGCGGTGCCGCCCACCGCCGCTCCGGCCCGGCTCGACGACGCCACCGGCCTGCCGCCCGCCTACCTCGAGGTGGGCCAGCTCGACGTCTTCCGCGACGAGGACCTCGCCTACGCGGCCAAACTGAGCCGCGCGGGCGTTCCGGTGGAGTTCCACCTGCACCCCGGAGCCCCGCACGAGTTCGACTCGATCGCCTTCACCGCTGACGTCGCGCAACGCGCCACCGCCGACCGCGTCCGCGTCCTCAAGTCACTGTAG
- a CDS encoding NADPH:quinone reductase has translation MRAVWYDRTGPAADVLTVGELPDPEPAAGEVRVRVRAAGVNPADVKRRQGAGDRVMRDPRVIPGDDGAGVIDRVGPRVPTSWIGRRVWVHSANHGRPYGTSAEYVVVPAAQAVELPANTSFEAGACLGVPALTAHRCLFADGPVAGRTVLVTGAAGAVGHYAVQLAAHGGATVIATARTPEQRASALDAGAHHVLDNRAPGAAEAVLDLAPAGVDRVVDVAFGANLPFTSQVIATGGTIATYASDAVPEPALPFYRLMRRGVTIRTTLVFVMPAPALRAATEHVTRLLEDDVLTHPIAARHPLAAAADAHRDVESGHAPGKVLILP, from the coding sequence GTGAGGGCCGTCTGGTACGACCGCACCGGCCCCGCCGCCGACGTGCTCACCGTGGGAGAGCTGCCCGACCCCGAGCCCGCCGCCGGCGAGGTGCGGGTCCGGGTACGGGCCGCCGGGGTCAACCCGGCCGACGTCAAGCGGCGCCAGGGAGCGGGGGACCGGGTGATGCGCGACCCGCGCGTGATACCCGGCGACGACGGCGCCGGCGTGATCGACCGCGTCGGCCCCCGCGTCCCCACGTCGTGGATCGGCCGGCGGGTGTGGGTGCACTCCGCCAACCACGGCCGCCCGTACGGCACGTCCGCCGAGTACGTGGTGGTGCCCGCCGCCCAGGCCGTCGAGTTGCCCGCGAACACCTCCTTCGAGGCGGGGGCCTGCCTCGGGGTGCCCGCCCTGACCGCGCACCGCTGCCTGTTCGCCGACGGCCCGGTGGCCGGCCGGACCGTCCTGGTCACCGGGGCGGCCGGAGCGGTCGGCCACTACGCCGTCCAGCTGGCCGCGCACGGCGGCGCCACCGTGATCGCCACGGCCCGGACGCCGGAGCAACGCGCCTCGGCCCTGGACGCCGGCGCCCACCACGTGCTCGACAACCGCGCGCCCGGGGCCGCCGAGGCCGTCCTCGACCTCGCGCCCGCCGGCGTGGACCGGGTGGTGGACGTCGCCTTCGGCGCCAACCTGCCGTTCACCTCGCAGGTCATCGCCACCGGCGGCACCATCGCGACGTACGCCTCGGACGCCGTGCCGGAGCCGGCGCTGCCGTTCTACCGGCTGATGCGGCGAGGCGTGACGATCCGCACCACCCTGGTGTTCGTCATGCCGGCCCCGGCCCTGCGCGCCGCCACCGAGCACGTCACCCGCCTGCTGGAGGACGACGTTCTCACCCACCCCATCGCCGCCCGCCACCCCCTGGCCGCGGCGGCGGACGCACACCGCGACGTCGAGTCCGGTCACGCCCCCGGCAAGGTCCTCATCCTCCCGTGA
- a CDS encoding Rrf2 family transcriptional regulator: MSANSRLTIAAHALAWIGLYQRQGHEVATSEQIASSASTNPVVIRRLLGDLRRAGLVESRRGVGAGWTLARDLESMTLLDVYEAVEPGPLFALHRAAPDPGCVVGYGIQPAMQRIYDGIEETLRRELARVTLNDVLQDVLAAPRQLGTTG, translated from the coding sequence ATGAGCGCCAACAGCAGGTTGACCATCGCCGCCCACGCGCTGGCCTGGATCGGCCTCTACCAGCGCCAGGGCCACGAGGTCGCCACCTCCGAGCAGATCGCGTCCAGCGCGAGCACCAATCCCGTGGTGATCCGGCGGCTGCTCGGCGACCTGCGCCGGGCGGGGCTCGTGGAGTCCCGGCGCGGGGTGGGTGCGGGCTGGACGCTGGCGCGCGACCTGGAGTCGATGACGCTGCTCGACGTGTACGAAGCGGTGGAACCCGGCCCGCTGTTCGCGTTGCACCGCGCCGCCCCCGACCCGGGATGCGTGGTGGGGTACGGCATCCAGCCGGCGATGCAGCGTATCTACGACGGTATCGAGGAGACCCTCCGGCGCGAGCTGGCCCGCGTCACGCTGAACGACGTACTCCAGGACGTCCTTGCCGCGCCTCGTCAACTCGGCACCACTGGCTGA
- a CDS encoding alpha/beta fold hydrolase, giving the protein MSYITVGTENTTPIELYYEDHGSGRPVVLIHGYPLSGHSWEKQTAALLEAGHRVITYDRRGFGQSSRPTKGYDYDTFAADLDIVLRTLDLHDVVLAGFSMGSGEVARYVGTYGTARLAKVAFLASLQPFLLKTDDNPAGVDQSVFDGILAAATADRYAYFDTFYADFYNTDENLGTRLSEAALRSSWNVAAGASAYASTAAVPTWTTDFRADVTAVAASGLPALIVHGTADRILPIDATARQFRRQLPGATYVEIEGAPHGLLWTHAAEVNEALLAFLKG; this is encoded by the coding sequence ATGTCCTACATCACCGTCGGCACCGAGAACACCACCCCCATCGAGCTCTACTACGAGGACCACGGCTCCGGCCGGCCGGTCGTGCTGATCCACGGCTACCCCCTCAGCGGTCACTCCTGGGAGAAGCAGACCGCGGCCCTGCTGGAGGCGGGTCACCGGGTGATCACGTACGACCGGCGCGGGTTCGGCCAGTCGAGCCGGCCGACCAAGGGCTACGACTACGACACGTTCGCCGCCGATCTCGACATCGTGCTGCGCACGCTCGACCTGCACGACGTCGTGCTCGCCGGGTTCTCCATGGGCAGCGGCGAGGTCGCCCGCTACGTCGGCACGTACGGCACGGCCCGCCTCGCCAAGGTGGCCTTCCTCGCCTCGCTGCAGCCCTTCCTGCTCAAGACGGACGACAACCCCGCCGGCGTGGACCAGTCGGTCTTCGACGGCATCCTGGCCGCGGCGACCGCCGACCGGTACGCCTACTTCGACACCTTCTACGCCGACTTCTACAACACCGACGAGAACCTCGGCACCCGCCTCAGCGAGGCGGCGCTGCGGAGCAGCTGGAACGTCGCGGCGGGCGCCTCGGCCTACGCCTCGACGGCGGCGGTTCCGACCTGGACCACCGACTTCCGCGCCGACGTGACCGCCGTCGCCGCCTCCGGCCTGCCCGCGCTCATCGTGCACGGCACGGCGGACCGCATCCTGCCGATCGACGCCACGGCCCGCCAGTTCCGCCGGCAGCTGCCCGGGGCCACGTACGTCGAGATCGAGGGCGCCCCGCACGGCCTGCTGTGGACGCACGCCGCCGAGGTGAACGAGGCGCTGCTGGCCTTCCTGAAGGGCTGA
- a CDS encoding SDR family NAD(P)-dependent oxidoreductase, producing the protein MNKPLTDKVALVTGGSRGLGAATVRLLAEQGADVAFTYVNSEKQAQAVVDEVRRKGANVSAFRSDQADVGQAPALIDDVVAHFGGLDILVNNAAISVSGTVDDPDADTAALDRMHATNYLGVIALIRAASRVLREGGRVITVSSGLGTRVGVPGVADYAATKAGVERYTMGVARDLGPRAITANVVEAGLMEGGMDAPDPETLKALLSSLSLQRKGHPDEIAAAIAFLAGPAASYVTGAKLDAHGGYNA; encoded by the coding sequence ATGAACAAGCCATTGACGGACAAGGTCGCCTTGGTCACCGGAGGATCCCGCGGACTGGGAGCCGCCACCGTACGGCTGCTCGCCGAGCAGGGCGCCGACGTCGCGTTCACCTACGTCAACTCCGAGAAGCAGGCGCAGGCCGTCGTCGACGAGGTACGCAGGAAGGGAGCGAACGTCTCCGCGTTCAGGTCCGACCAGGCGGACGTCGGTCAGGCCCCGGCTCTGATCGACGACGTGGTCGCGCACTTCGGCGGCCTCGACATCCTCGTCAACAACGCCGCGATCTCGGTGAGCGGGACGGTGGACGACCCGGATGCCGACACCGCCGCGCTCGACCGGATGCACGCCACCAACTACCTCGGCGTGATCGCCCTCATCCGGGCCGCCTCCCGAGTGCTGCGCGAGGGCGGCCGCGTCATCACGGTGAGCTCCGGGCTGGGCACCCGAGTCGGCGTCCCGGGCGTGGCCGACTACGCGGCGACCAAGGCGGGGGTCGAGCGGTACACCATGGGCGTCGCCCGCGACCTCGGCCCCCGGGCCATCACCGCCAACGTCGTGGAAGCCGGGCTGATGGAGGGCGGCATGGACGCGCCTGACCCCGAGACCCTCAAGGCCCTGCTCAGCTCGCTGTCCCTGCAACGCAAGGGACACCCCGACGAGATCGCCGCGGCGATCGCCTTCCTGGCCGGCCCCGCCGCGTCGTACGTCACGGGCGCCAAGCTCGACGCCCACGGCGGCTACAACGCCTGA
- a CDS encoding alpha/beta fold hydrolase codes for MDRQERGRREYTAMMGSTPEEALAGLRKQSPELFDGILEGFGGPIARTELSRTARELATVTMLAALGGAEPQLAVHTAAALRNDVTPAELRALAEHVSLYAGMPRALNALRVIDEVLTAAGTPAPAVLQRVRLADHETVVARRGESGPPVVLLHALGLGWRMWEPVMERLAATRRVYAYDLRGHGAAAGAPTSFTMDDIAADLFGVLDALGLEQAHVVGLSYGGGIAQTAAVARPGRFASLALLGTTDHPFEAFEGRARSAEEEGMAAQIVPSLTRWFTPAGLAVNGPGVRYARELVLRADPADWAAAWRAFKGLDVQGRLAGFEPPTLVLAGELDASCTPQIMRDLAGRVPGATYQELPGTPHMMSLERPDLVAAALDAFLPAAS; via the coding sequence ATGGACCGCCAGGAACGAGGCCGCCGCGAATACACGGCCATGATGGGCTCCACCCCCGAGGAGGCCCTGGCCGGCCTGCGCAAGCAGTCGCCGGAGCTGTTCGACGGCATCCTCGAGGGCTTCGGCGGGCCGATCGCCCGCACCGAGCTGAGCCGTACCGCGAGGGAGCTGGCGACCGTCACGATGCTCGCGGCGCTCGGCGGCGCGGAGCCGCAGCTCGCCGTCCACACCGCCGCCGCGCTGCGCAACGACGTGACGCCCGCTGAGCTGCGGGCCCTCGCCGAGCACGTGTCCCTCTACGCCGGCATGCCGCGCGCGCTCAACGCGCTGCGCGTGATCGACGAGGTGCTGACCGCCGCCGGAACCCCCGCACCGGCCGTCCTCCAGCGGGTACGGCTCGCCGACCACGAGACCGTCGTCGCCCGGCGCGGCGAGTCTGGGCCGCCCGTCGTGCTGCTGCACGCGCTCGGGCTCGGCTGGCGCATGTGGGAGCCGGTCATGGAACGGCTCGCCGCGACCAGGCGGGTGTACGCCTACGACCTGCGCGGACACGGCGCGGCCGCCGGCGCGCCCACCTCGTTCACCATGGACGACATCGCCGCCGACCTGTTCGGCGTGCTCGACGCGCTCGGCCTGGAGCAGGCCCACGTGGTCGGGCTGTCCTACGGCGGCGGCATCGCGCAGACCGCCGCCGTCGCCCGGCCCGGACGGTTCGCGTCCCTGGCGCTGCTGGGCACCACCGACCATCCGTTCGAGGCGTTCGAGGGGCGGGCCAGGTCCGCCGAGGAGGAGGGCATGGCGGCCCAGATCGTGCCGTCGCTCACCCGGTGGTTCACCCCGGCCGGGCTCGCCGTCAACGGCCCCGGCGTGCGTTACGCGCGGGAGCTGGTGCTGCGCGCCGACCCCGCCGACTGGGCCGCCGCCTGGCGGGCGTTCAAGGGCCTGGACGTGCAGGGCCGGCTCGCCGGGTTCGAGCCGCCCACGCTGGTGCTGGCCGGCGAGCTCGACGCCTCCTGCACGCCGCAGATCATGCGGGACCTGGCCGGACGCGTCCCCGGCGCCACGTACCAGGAGCTGCCGGGCACCCCGCACATGATGTCGCTGGAACGGCCCGACCTGGTCGCCGCCGCCCTCGACGCCTTCCTCCCGGCCGCGTCGTGA
- a CDS encoding LysR family transcriptional regulator yields MISSRQLEYFQAVARELHFTRAAEALRIAQPALSQQIRKLERQLGLALFERNNHRVALTPAGAALLEHADRILADLVSVEDEMLGWAAGVRGRIRLGAARGLMGRLAEALAVFCRTYPAVEVELRELNTEEMSAALHAGRLDVATLAAPPASGDRRLAWRSLGDEPLVLVTAAEGPFAGREQVRLAELDGADLVVYAAGSAVGEIIRTALAEAGAGVHARFESREYGTARALASVGLAAAIMPRSVAVAPGPPVGVASLDPEPVWRPTLAWPSGRRPAPALAAFIGFMTGDNSAISP; encoded by the coding sequence ATGATCAGTTCGCGCCAGCTGGAGTACTTCCAGGCGGTCGCCAGGGAGCTGCACTTCACCCGGGCGGCCGAGGCGCTGCGCATCGCGCAGCCGGCGCTCTCCCAGCAGATCCGCAAGCTCGAACGGCAGCTCGGCCTGGCCCTGTTCGAACGGAACAACCACCGGGTGGCGCTCACCCCGGCGGGCGCGGCGTTGCTGGAGCACGCCGACCGCATCCTCGCCGACCTCGTGTCCGTAGAGGACGAGATGCTGGGCTGGGCCGCCGGGGTGCGCGGCCGGATCCGGCTGGGCGCGGCGCGCGGGCTGATGGGACGGCTGGCCGAGGCGCTGGCGGTGTTCTGCCGCACCTATCCGGCGGTCGAGGTGGAGCTGCGCGAGCTGAACACCGAGGAGATGTCCGCCGCGCTGCACGCCGGCCGGCTCGACGTCGCCACGCTGGCGGCCCCGCCCGCGTCCGGTGACCGGCGGCTGGCCTGGCGGTCGCTGGGCGACGAGCCGCTGGTGCTGGTCACCGCCGCCGAGGGGCCGTTCGCGGGGCGGGAGCAGGTGCGGCTCGCCGAGCTCGACGGCGCCGACCTGGTCGTCTACGCCGCGGGGTCGGCGGTGGGCGAGATCATCCGGACGGCGCTGGCCGAGGCGGGGGCCGGCGTGCACGCCCGGTTCGAGAGCAGGGAGTACGGCACGGCCCGCGCGCTCGCGTCGGTCGGCCTGGCCGCCGCGATCATGCCGCGCTCGGTCGCCGTCGCGCCGGGTCCGCCGGTCGGGGTGGCGTCCCTGGATCCCGAGCCCGTCTGGCGGCCGACGCTCGCCTGGCCGTCCGGCCGCCGTCCCGCTCCCGCGCTGGCGGCGTTCATCGGCTTCATGACCGGCGATAACTCGGCGATATCACCATAA
- a CDS encoding MarR family winged helix-turn-helix transcriptional regulator → MAATEPRPAGSHQSSPLSPMLCFDLYAASRGITSVYRGLLEPLGLTYPQYLVLVLLWQHESRTVRELGEELRLDYNTLSPLLKRLEAHGLLSRRRRPDDERSVEVTLTAEGRAMQERCGHVPAAISQAMGIDEETIAELQHAIRRITASTAAYAAAPPG, encoded by the coding sequence ATGGCCGCGACCGAGCCTCGTCCGGCGGGCTCCCACCAGTCCAGCCCGCTGTCTCCCATGCTCTGCTTCGACCTGTACGCCGCCTCGCGGGGGATCACCTCCGTCTACCGCGGCCTGCTGGAGCCGCTGGGCCTGACGTACCCGCAATATCTGGTGCTGGTGCTGCTGTGGCAGCACGAGAGCCGGACGGTCCGCGAGCTGGGCGAGGAGCTGCGGCTCGACTACAACACCCTGTCCCCGCTGCTCAAACGCCTGGAGGCGCACGGCCTGCTGAGCAGGCGACGCCGCCCTGACGACGAGCGTTCCGTGGAGGTCACGCTCACCGCCGAGGGGCGCGCGATGCAGGAACGGTGCGGGCACGTCCCGGCCGCCATCAGCCAGGCCATGGGCATCGACGAGGAGACCATCGCCGAGCTGCAGCACGCGATCCGCCGCATCACGGCCTCCACCGCCGCCTACGCCGCGGCGCCTCCCGGCTGA
- a CDS encoding cupin domain-containing protein encodes MHTGGVTSGGRLVAQPFEPINRTLQETITMIPDDDPARSLTVANPDDPATTYISLVGNTYGMLITGEQTNGAYCLIDMRVPDGGGPPPHRHDFEEMFTILEGEIEFTFRGEKHLVRAGSTINIPANAPHNFRNVSGAPARMLCMCTPAGQDEYFMRIGDAVPGVDAPPPQLSPDDLAERRRRAAELAPTYRSEFL; translated from the coding sequence ATGCACACCGGCGGCGTCACCTCCGGGGGACGCCTCGTCGCCCAGCCGTTCGAACCGATCAACCGCACACTCCAGGAGACGATCACGATGATTCCCGACGACGACCCCGCTCGTTCGCTGACCGTGGCGAACCCCGACGACCCCGCCACCACCTACATCTCCCTGGTAGGCAACACCTACGGCATGCTGATCACCGGCGAGCAGACCAACGGCGCGTACTGCCTGATCGACATGCGCGTGCCCGACGGCGGCGGCCCGCCGCCGCACCGGCACGACTTCGAGGAGATGTTCACGATCCTCGAGGGCGAGATCGAATTCACCTTCCGCGGCGAGAAGCACCTCGTGCGGGCCGGGTCCACCATCAACATCCCGGCCAACGCGCCGCACAACTTCCGCAACGTCTCGGGCGCACCGGCCCGGATGCTCTGCATGTGCACCCCGGCCGGGCAGGACGAGTACTTCATGCGCATCGGTGACGCCGTACCGGGCGTGGACGCGCCTCCGCCGCAGCTGTCGCCGGACGACCTCGCGGAACGCCGCCGCCGCGCGGCCGAGCTGGCCCCGACCTACCGCAGCGAATTTCTGTGA
- a CDS encoding WD40 repeat domain-containing protein: protein MKILCGALAVLSTLITASGAARAAVPAEGTSAPIRYAAASDCDKDPRNAAWCGSWWYRTTDGRRHPLSGAGRWSDAVAVSGDGRRLAYVRAKDTRLVIRDLDGRTRVSRAKAWPSRSELDVTRVTMSYDGSLVAVTCCWAGFTDHRARVYDATTGALLAKVPGVSVHDDALSFSGDGDQLLVRTYHDKPGKLSVHDLTGKRITSVVPPRLIGDNASAAALHADGRTVAVYVTGRKPAIALYDLETRRVTATFPVPASGQKVERDPADGRIAEVYTDVRLDWTGESTLRMVRKTGFKLVRVKVYDIDVATEAVVLKRGYSVAGTVAEAISGL, encoded by the coding sequence ATGAAGATCCTCTGCGGGGCGCTCGCCGTCCTCTCGACGCTCATCACCGCCTCGGGTGCCGCCCGAGCGGCCGTCCCCGCAGAGGGAACATCCGCCCCGATCCGGTACGCCGCCGCCTCCGACTGCGACAAGGACCCGCGCAACGCCGCGTGGTGCGGCTCCTGGTGGTACCGGACGACCGACGGCAGGCGACACCCGCTCAGCGGGGCGGGCCGATGGTCGGACGCGGTCGCCGTCAGCGGCGACGGCCGCCGCCTCGCCTACGTCAGGGCCAAGGACACCCGGCTCGTCATCCGCGACCTCGACGGCCGCACGCGGGTCTCGCGGGCCAAGGCGTGGCCGTCGCGGTCGGAGCTGGACGTCACCCGCGTGACGATGTCGTACGACGGCTCCCTCGTGGCGGTGACCTGCTGCTGGGCCGGCTTCACCGACCATCGCGCGCGGGTGTACGACGCCACCACCGGCGCCCTGCTGGCCAAGGTGCCGGGGGTGTCCGTACATGACGACGCCTTGAGCTTCAGCGGCGACGGCGACCAGCTCCTCGTCAGGACGTACCACGACAAGCCCGGCAAGCTGAGCGTCCACGACCTGACCGGCAAGCGAATCACCAGTGTCGTGCCGCCCCGGCTCATCGGCGACAACGCCTCCGCCGCCGCGCTGCACGCCGATGGCCGCACCGTGGCCGTCTACGTCACCGGCCGCAAACCCGCGATAGCCCTGTACGACCTGGAGACCAGGCGAGTCACCGCCACGTTCCCCGTCCCCGCCTCAGGCCAGAAGGTGGAACGGGACCCCGCGGACGGCCGGATCGCGGAGGTCTACACGGACGTCAGGCTCGACTGGACGGGCGAGTCCACGCTGCGGATGGTCAGGAAGACCGGGTTCAAGCTGGTACGGGTGAAGGTCTACGACATCGACGTGGCCACCGAGGCGGTCGTCCTCAAGCGCGGCTACTCCGTCGCCGGAACCGTCGCCGAGGCGATCAGCGGCCTCTGA